The following are encoded in a window of Chrysiogenia bacterium genomic DNA:
- a CDS encoding esterase yields the protein MNWRTRARRLTCTIAVLAAVLLLAPLTARAGGSTPPPPSNNDLGLQSGWGITVQYSFWLTERTAVVGVHTDLIDPDAVNGPHEVRITFPANYWNSGGTRYPVLYLMHGGAGGSSRQWTTEGGAAEWITRDAPLITVMPDCGKVGWFYDWPNMNQGMQAWESYHIDQLIPWVDQNLRTIARKEGRAIAGLSMGGFGAIHYAQDRPDLFAYAGSFSGAQDLEDQSIRATIVEQSIQNGYWSYPFGPVIWPFDTTWVENNPLRRADRLRTVWVALYAGDGINDQDILERTVGWSSFQLSNALDAQGIPHFWWMYGRGPGLPWGCDGGHNFNCWNFAFEHALPGMMDHLWHP from the coding sequence ATGAACTGGCGCACGCGGGCCCGCAGGCTCACTTGCACGATTGCTGTGCTGGCGGCGGTATTGCTGCTGGCGCCGCTGACGGCCCGGGCCGGAGGCTCGACGCCTCCGCCGCCGAGCAACAACGACTTGGGCCTGCAGTCGGGCTGGGGTATCACGGTGCAGTATTCGTTCTGGCTTACCGAGCGCACCGCCGTGGTCGGTGTTCACACCGATCTGATCGATCCTGACGCCGTGAACGGCCCGCACGAGGTGCGCATCACCTTCCCGGCAAACTACTGGAACAGCGGGGGCACACGTTACCCGGTGCTCTACCTCATGCACGGCGGCGCCGGCGGCAGCTCGCGCCAGTGGACCACCGAGGGCGGCGCGGCCGAGTGGATTACGCGCGATGCACCGCTGATCACCGTCATGCCCGACTGCGGCAAGGTCGGCTGGTTCTACGACTGGCCGAACATGAACCAGGGCATGCAGGCCTGGGAGAGCTACCACATCGACCAGCTCATCCCCTGGGTGGACCAGAACCTGCGCACCATTGCACGCAAGGAAGGTCGCGCGATTGCGGGTCTGTCCATGGGCGGTTTCGGCGCCATTCACTATGCGCAGGACCGTCCCGACCTGTTCGCCTACGCGGGCAGCTTCTCGGGCGCGCAGGATCTCGAAGACCAGAGCATCCGCGCCACGATCGTCGAGCAGTCCATTCAGAACGGTTACTGGAGCTATCCCTTCGGGCCGGTGATCTGGCCCTTCGATACGACCTGGGTTGAAAACAACCCGCTGCGCCGCGCCGACCGTCTGCGCACGGTGTGGGTCGCGCTCTATGCCGGTGACGGCATCAACGACCAGGACATTCTCGAGCGCACCGTGGGTTGGTCCTCGTTCCAGCTCAGCAATGCGTTGGACGCCCAGGGCATCCCCCACTTCTGGTGGATGTACGGCCGCGGACCCGGACTGCCCTGGGGCTGCGACGGCGGGCACAACTTCAACTGCTGGAACTTCGCCTTCGAGCATGCGCTGCCCGGGATGATGGATCACCTCTGGCATCCGTAG
- a CDS encoding alpha/beta hydrolase: protein MQRFEFQGQSIAYVRSGKGAPVVFLHNGGTSHSIWDEVAGKISAHREVFAIDLPGYGESSKPGTGYELGSYVRLIEEFVSAHELAQVTLVGNCMGSAISLAYASAHPERVRALVLVNPLTEATFAAGSLGTIRRLDQGAPKLARLMFGLAGRLRMPRWSAGPVISMQLGGMGRAAGVAQTAFLREAHASRGQLRSLLGVVEDFDSYAALDRFSPAPDFPPICTIWGIENRILSADAGMELNRTLRPRRQEWLEGCGHLCMMERPGAVAEIIEDFLSNCEQGRGEAAAANKVESVA from the coding sequence ATGCAGAGATTCGAATTCCAGGGACAAAGCATTGCATACGTGCGAAGCGGTAAAGGAGCGCCGGTCGTCTTTCTGCACAACGGCGGAACCTCTCACTCCATCTGGGACGAAGTGGCCGGCAAGATCTCCGCCCATCGCGAAGTCTTTGCCATCGACCTGCCCGGCTACGGCGAGTCTTCGAAACCCGGAACCGGTTATGAGCTGGGCAGCTACGTGCGGCTCATCGAGGAATTTGTGAGCGCGCACGAGCTTGCGCAGGTCACTCTGGTCGGTAACTGCATGGGAAGTGCGATCTCTCTGGCCTATGCGAGCGCGCATCCGGAAAGGGTGCGAGCGCTCGTGCTGGTCAATCCGCTGACCGAAGCCACCTTTGCGGCCGGGTCCCTGGGAACCATCCGGCGCCTCGATCAGGGCGCGCCGAAGCTTGCGCGCTTGATGTTTGGCCTGGCAGGGCGCCTGCGTATGCCGCGCTGGAGCGCCGGTCCGGTGATCAGCATGCAACTCGGGGGGATGGGCCGTGCCGCGGGAGTTGCGCAGACGGCTTTCCTGCGCGAGGCGCACGCCAGTCGCGGCCAGCTCCGCTCCCTGCTTGGCGTGGTCGAGGACTTCGACTCCTACGCCGCCCTCGACAGATTCTCGCCCGCCCCCGATTTCCCGCCGATCTGCACGATCTGGGGAATCGAGAACCGCATTCTTTCGGCTGATGCGGGGATGGAACTGAACCGGACCCTGCGACCCCGGCGCCAGGAATGGCTCGAGGGCTGCGGGCATCTGTGCATGATGGAGCGGCCCGGCGCGGTGGCCGAAATCATCGAGGACTTTCTCAGTAACTGCGAACAGGGCCGCGGCGAAGCGGCCGCTGCGAACAAAGTGGAGAGTGTGGCATGA